One Equus caballus isolate H_3958 breed thoroughbred chromosome 14, TB-T2T, whole genome shotgun sequence DNA segment encodes these proteins:
- the B4GALT7 gene encoding beta-1,4-galactosyltransferase 7 isoform X3 — MFPSRRKAAQLPWEDGRWDISLCPSPRSPPLPQKEPGGRERICRGSSLPRPLAGLGSAAPQRKPPPQDNRGSRLLPSGLPRKCSVFHLFVACLLLGFLSLLWLQLSCSGDMARAARGQGQETPGPPRVCPPEPPPEHWEEDASWGPHRLAVLVPFRERFEELLVFVPHMHRFLSRKKIQHHIYVLNQVDHFSSIDITSEPSLLIQRPVLSLHPVDLSAAFAKFNRAALINVGFLESSNSTDYIAMHDVDLLPLNEELDYGFPEAGPFHVASPELHPLYHYKTYVGGILLLSKQHYQLCNGMSNRFWGWGREDDEFYRRIKGAGLQLFRPSGITTGYKTFHHLHDPAWRKRDQKRIAAQKQEQFKVDREGGLSTVKYRVDSRTALSVGGAPCTVLNIMLDCDKAATPWCTFG; from the exons ATGTTCCCCTCCCGGAGGAAAGCGGCGCAGCTGCCCTGGGAGGACGGCAG GTGGGATATTTCCCTGTGTCCATCTCCCCGGTCTCCACCTCTCCCCCAGAAAGAGCCAGGAGGGCGAGAAAGAATCTGTAGAGGTTCCAGCCTTCCCAGGCCACTTGCAGGATTGGGCTCCGCTGCTCCCCAGCGCAAACCCCCACCACAGGACAACAGGGG GTCCAGGTTGCTCCCCAGTGGCCTCCCCCGGAAATGCTCCGTCTTCCACCTCTTCGTTGCCTGTCTCCTACTGggcttcctctccctgctctggcTGCAGCTCAGCTGCTCTGGTGACATGGCCCGGGCAGCCAGGGGACAAGGGCAGGAGACCCCAGGCCCACCCCGGGTGTGCCCCCCAGAGCCACCCCCTGAGCACTGGGAAGAAGATGCATCATGGGGTCCCCATCGCCTGGCAGTGCTGGTGCCCTTCCGTGAACGCTTTGAGGAGCTCCTGGTCTTTGTGCCCCACATGCACCGCTTCCTGAGCAGGAAGAAGATCCAGCACCACATCTATGTGCTCAACCAGGTGGATCATTTCAG CTCCATTGACATCACCAGTGAGCCCAGCTTGTTAATCCAAAGGCCAGTTCTCAGCCTTCATCCTGTCGACCTCTCGGCAGCGTTTGCCAA GTTCAACCGGGCAGCACTCATCAACGTGGGCTTCCTGGAGAGCAGCAACAGCACGGACTACATCGCCATGCACGATGTGGATCTGCTTCCTCTCAACGAGGAGCTGGACTATGGCTTCCCTGAGGCTGGGCCCTTCCACGTGGCCTCCCCAGAGCTCCACCCGCTCTACCACTACAAGACCTACGTCGGTGGCATCCTGCTGCTCTCCAAGCAGCACTACCAGTTG TGCAATGGGATGTCCAACCGCTTCTGGGGCTGGGGCCGCGAGGACGACGAGTTCTACCGGCGCATCAAAGGAGCCGGGCTCCAG CTTTTCCGCCCTTCGGGAATCACAACTGGGTACAAGACATTTCACCACCTGCATGACCCAGCCTGGCGGAAGAGGGACCAGAAGCGCATCGCAGCTCAAAAACAG GAGCAATTCAAGGTGGACCGGGAGGGAGGCCTGAGCACCGTGAAGTACCGTGTGGATTCCCGTACAGCACTGTCTGTGGGAGGGGCCCCCTGCACTGTTCTCAACATCATGTTGGACTGCGACAAGGCAGCTACCCCCTGGTGCACATTTGGCTGA
- the B4GALT7 gene encoding beta-1,4-galactosyltransferase 7 isoform X1, with amino-acid sequence MRRRLPQRCSPPGGKRRSCPGRTAGIITSTLQGCMRTEDDTCKTLDAVPDTEEGLVVFQLPLQFGDSVIRAADDSNLVSLRWDISLCPSPRSPPLPQKEPGGRERICRGSSLPRPLAGLGSAAPQRKPPPQDNRGSRLLPSGLPRKCSVFHLFVACLLLGFLSLLWLQLSCSGDMARAARGQGQETPGPPRVCPPEPPPEHWEEDASWGPHRLAVLVPFRERFEELLVFVPHMHRFLSRKKIQHHIYVLNQVDHFRFNRAALINVGFLESSNSTDYIAMHDVDLLPLNEELDYGFPEAGPFHVASPELHPLYHYKTYVGGILLLSKQHYQLCNGMSNRFWGWGREDDEFYRRIKGAGLQLFRPSGITTGYKTFHHLHDPAWRKRDQKRIAAQKQEQFKVDREGGLSTVKYRVDSRTALSVGGAPCTVLNIMLDCDKAATPWCTFG; translated from the exons ATGCGCCGCCGCCTCCCCCAACGATGTTCCCCTCCCGGAGGAAAGCGGCGCAGCTGCCCTGGGAGGACGGCAG GGATCATAACATCCACCCTGCAGGGCTGTATGAGGACTGAGGATGACACATGTAAAACTCTTGACGCTGTGCCTGACACAGAGGAGGGACTAGTTGTCTTCCAGTTACCTTTGCAGTTTGGAGATTCTGTAATCAGAGCAGCTGATGATTCAAACCTTGTGTCACTAAG GTGGGATATTTCCCTGTGTCCATCTCCCCGGTCTCCACCTCTCCCCCAGAAAGAGCCAGGAGGGCGAGAAAGAATCTGTAGAGGTTCCAGCCTTCCCAGGCCACTTGCAGGATTGGGCTCCGCTGCTCCCCAGCGCAAACCCCCACCACAGGACAACAGGGG GTCCAGGTTGCTCCCCAGTGGCCTCCCCCGGAAATGCTCCGTCTTCCACCTCTTCGTTGCCTGTCTCCTACTGggcttcctctccctgctctggcTGCAGCTCAGCTGCTCTGGTGACATGGCCCGGGCAGCCAGGGGACAAGGGCAGGAGACCCCAGGCCCACCCCGGGTGTGCCCCCCAGAGCCACCCCCTGAGCACTGGGAAGAAGATGCATCATGGGGTCCCCATCGCCTGGCAGTGCTGGTGCCCTTCCGTGAACGCTTTGAGGAGCTCCTGGTCTTTGTGCCCCACATGCACCGCTTCCTGAGCAGGAAGAAGATCCAGCACCACATCTATGTGCTCAACCAGGTGGATCATTTCAG GTTCAACCGGGCAGCACTCATCAACGTGGGCTTCCTGGAGAGCAGCAACAGCACGGACTACATCGCCATGCACGATGTGGATCTGCTTCCTCTCAACGAGGAGCTGGACTATGGCTTCCCTGAGGCTGGGCCCTTCCACGTGGCCTCCCCAGAGCTCCACCCGCTCTACCACTACAAGACCTACGTCGGTGGCATCCTGCTGCTCTCCAAGCAGCACTACCAGTTG TGCAATGGGATGTCCAACCGCTTCTGGGGCTGGGGCCGCGAGGACGACGAGTTCTACCGGCGCATCAAAGGAGCCGGGCTCCAG CTTTTCCGCCCTTCGGGAATCACAACTGGGTACAAGACATTTCACCACCTGCATGACCCAGCCTGGCGGAAGAGGGACCAGAAGCGCATCGCAGCTCAAAAACAG GAGCAATTCAAGGTGGACCGGGAGGGAGGCCTGAGCACCGTGAAGTACCGTGTGGATTCCCGTACAGCACTGTCTGTGGGAGGGGCCCCCTGCACTGTTCTCAACATCATGTTGGACTGCGACAAGGCAGCTACCCCCTGGTGCACATTTGGCTGA
- the B4GALT7 gene encoding beta-1,4-galactosyltransferase 7 isoform X5 — MFPSRRKAAQLPWEDGRWDISLCPSPRSPPLPQKEPGGRERICRGSSLPRPLAGLGSAAPQRKPPPQDNRGSRLLPSGLPRKCSVFHLFVACLLLGFLSLLWLQLSCSGDMARAARGQGQETPGPPRVCPPEPPPEHWEEDASWGPHRLAVLVPFRERFEELLVFVPHMHRFLSRKKIQHHIYVLNQVDHFRFNRAALINVGFLESSNSTDYIAMHDVDLLPLNEELDYGFPEAGPFHVASPELHPLYHYKTYVGGILLLSKQHYQLCNGMSNRFWGWGREDDEFYRRIKGAGLQLFRPSGITTGYKTFHHLHDPAWRKRDQKRIAAQKQEQFKVDREGGLSTVKYRVDSRTALSVGGAPCTVLNIMLDCDKAATPWCTFG, encoded by the exons ATGTTCCCCTCCCGGAGGAAAGCGGCGCAGCTGCCCTGGGAGGACGGCAG GTGGGATATTTCCCTGTGTCCATCTCCCCGGTCTCCACCTCTCCCCCAGAAAGAGCCAGGAGGGCGAGAAAGAATCTGTAGAGGTTCCAGCCTTCCCAGGCCACTTGCAGGATTGGGCTCCGCTGCTCCCCAGCGCAAACCCCCACCACAGGACAACAGGGG GTCCAGGTTGCTCCCCAGTGGCCTCCCCCGGAAATGCTCCGTCTTCCACCTCTTCGTTGCCTGTCTCCTACTGggcttcctctccctgctctggcTGCAGCTCAGCTGCTCTGGTGACATGGCCCGGGCAGCCAGGGGACAAGGGCAGGAGACCCCAGGCCCACCCCGGGTGTGCCCCCCAGAGCCACCCCCTGAGCACTGGGAAGAAGATGCATCATGGGGTCCCCATCGCCTGGCAGTGCTGGTGCCCTTCCGTGAACGCTTTGAGGAGCTCCTGGTCTTTGTGCCCCACATGCACCGCTTCCTGAGCAGGAAGAAGATCCAGCACCACATCTATGTGCTCAACCAGGTGGATCATTTCAG GTTCAACCGGGCAGCACTCATCAACGTGGGCTTCCTGGAGAGCAGCAACAGCACGGACTACATCGCCATGCACGATGTGGATCTGCTTCCTCTCAACGAGGAGCTGGACTATGGCTTCCCTGAGGCTGGGCCCTTCCACGTGGCCTCCCCAGAGCTCCACCCGCTCTACCACTACAAGACCTACGTCGGTGGCATCCTGCTGCTCTCCAAGCAGCACTACCAGTTG TGCAATGGGATGTCCAACCGCTTCTGGGGCTGGGGCCGCGAGGACGACGAGTTCTACCGGCGCATCAAAGGAGCCGGGCTCCAG CTTTTCCGCCCTTCGGGAATCACAACTGGGTACAAGACATTTCACCACCTGCATGACCCAGCCTGGCGGAAGAGGGACCAGAAGCGCATCGCAGCTCAAAAACAG GAGCAATTCAAGGTGGACCGGGAGGGAGGCCTGAGCACCGTGAAGTACCGTGTGGATTCCCGTACAGCACTGTCTGTGGGAGGGGCCCCCTGCACTGTTCTCAACATCATGTTGGACTGCGACAAGGCAGCTACCCCCTGGTGCACATTTGGCTGA
- the B4GALT7 gene encoding beta-1,4-galactosyltransferase 7 isoform X6: MFPSRRKAAQLPWEDGRSRLLPSGLPRKCSVFHLFVACLLLGFLSLLWLQLSCSGDMARAARGQGQETPGPPRVCPPEPPPEHWEEDASWGPHRLAVLVPFRERFEELLVFVPHMHRFLSRKKIQHHIYVLNQVDHFSSIDITSEPSLLIQRPVLSLHPVDLSAAFAKFNRAALINVGFLESSNSTDYIAMHDVDLLPLNEELDYGFPEAGPFHVASPELHPLYHYKTYVGGILLLSKQHYQLCNGMSNRFWGWGREDDEFYRRIKGAGLQLFRPSGITTGYKTFHHLHDPAWRKRDQKRIAAQKQEQFKVDREGGLSTVKYRVDSRTALSVGGAPCTVLNIMLDCDKAATPWCTFG, translated from the exons ATGTTCCCCTCCCGGAGGAAAGCGGCGCAGCTGCCCTGGGAGGACGGCAG GTCCAGGTTGCTCCCCAGTGGCCTCCCCCGGAAATGCTCCGTCTTCCACCTCTTCGTTGCCTGTCTCCTACTGggcttcctctccctgctctggcTGCAGCTCAGCTGCTCTGGTGACATGGCCCGGGCAGCCAGGGGACAAGGGCAGGAGACCCCAGGCCCACCCCGGGTGTGCCCCCCAGAGCCACCCCCTGAGCACTGGGAAGAAGATGCATCATGGGGTCCCCATCGCCTGGCAGTGCTGGTGCCCTTCCGTGAACGCTTTGAGGAGCTCCTGGTCTTTGTGCCCCACATGCACCGCTTCCTGAGCAGGAAGAAGATCCAGCACCACATCTATGTGCTCAACCAGGTGGATCATTTCAG CTCCATTGACATCACCAGTGAGCCCAGCTTGTTAATCCAAAGGCCAGTTCTCAGCCTTCATCCTGTCGACCTCTCGGCAGCGTTTGCCAA GTTCAACCGGGCAGCACTCATCAACGTGGGCTTCCTGGAGAGCAGCAACAGCACGGACTACATCGCCATGCACGATGTGGATCTGCTTCCTCTCAACGAGGAGCTGGACTATGGCTTCCCTGAGGCTGGGCCCTTCCACGTGGCCTCCCCAGAGCTCCACCCGCTCTACCACTACAAGACCTACGTCGGTGGCATCCTGCTGCTCTCCAAGCAGCACTACCAGTTG TGCAATGGGATGTCCAACCGCTTCTGGGGCTGGGGCCGCGAGGACGACGAGTTCTACCGGCGCATCAAAGGAGCCGGGCTCCAG CTTTTCCGCCCTTCGGGAATCACAACTGGGTACAAGACATTTCACCACCTGCATGACCCAGCCTGGCGGAAGAGGGACCAGAAGCGCATCGCAGCTCAAAAACAG GAGCAATTCAAGGTGGACCGGGAGGGAGGCCTGAGCACCGTGAAGTACCGTGTGGATTCCCGTACAGCACTGTCTGTGGGAGGGGCCCCCTGCACTGTTCTCAACATCATGTTGGACTGCGACAAGGCAGCTACCCCCTGGTGCACATTTGGCTGA
- the B4GALT7 gene encoding beta-1,4-galactosyltransferase 7 isoform X13, with protein MARAARGQGQETPGPPRVCPPEPPPEHWEEDASWGPHRLAVLVPFRERFEELLVFVPHMHRFLSRKKIQHHIYVLNQVDHFRFNRAALINVGFLESSNSTDYIAMHDVDLLPLNEELDYGFPEAGPFHVASPELHPLYHYKTYVGGILLLSKQHYQLCNGMSNRFWGWGREDDEFYRRIKGAGLQLFRPSGITTGYKTFHHLHDPAWRKRDQKRIAAQKQEQFKVDREGGLSTVKYRVDSRTALSVGGAPCTVLNIMLDCDKAATPWCTFG; from the exons ATGGCCCGGGCAGCCAGGGGACAAGGGCAGGAGACCCCAGGCCCACCCCGGGTGTGCCCCCCAGAGCCACCCCCTGAGCACTGGGAAGAAGATGCATCATGGGGTCCCCATCGCCTGGCAGTGCTGGTGCCCTTCCGTGAACGCTTTGAGGAGCTCCTGGTCTTTGTGCCCCACATGCACCGCTTCCTGAGCAGGAAGAAGATCCAGCACCACATCTATGTGCTCAACCAGGTGGATCATTTCAG GTTCAACCGGGCAGCACTCATCAACGTGGGCTTCCTGGAGAGCAGCAACAGCACGGACTACATCGCCATGCACGATGTGGATCTGCTTCCTCTCAACGAGGAGCTGGACTATGGCTTCCCTGAGGCTGGGCCCTTCCACGTGGCCTCCCCAGAGCTCCACCCGCTCTACCACTACAAGACCTACGTCGGTGGCATCCTGCTGCTCTCCAAGCAGCACTACCAGTTG TGCAATGGGATGTCCAACCGCTTCTGGGGCTGGGGCCGCGAGGACGACGAGTTCTACCGGCGCATCAAAGGAGCCGGGCTCCAG CTTTTCCGCCCTTCGGGAATCACAACTGGGTACAAGACATTTCACCACCTGCATGACCCAGCCTGGCGGAAGAGGGACCAGAAGCGCATCGCAGCTCAAAAACAG GAGCAATTCAAGGTGGACCGGGAGGGAGGCCTGAGCACCGTGAAGTACCGTGTGGATTCCCGTACAGCACTGTCTGTGGGAGGGGCCCCCTGCACTGTTCTCAACATCATGTTGGACTGCGACAAGGCAGCTACCCCCTGGTGCACATTTGGCTGA
- the B4GALT7 gene encoding beta-1,4-galactosyltransferase 7 isoform X9, translated as MARAARGQGQETPGPPRVCPPEPPPEHWEEDASWGPHRLAVLVPFRERFEELLVFVPHMHRFLSRKKIQHHIYVLNQVDHFSSIDITSEPSLLIQRPVLSLHPVDLSAAFAKFNRAALINVGFLESSNSTDYIAMHDVDLLPLNEELDYGFPEAGPFHVASPELHPLYHYKTYVGGILLLSKQHYQLCNGMSNRFWGWGREDDEFYRRIKGAGLQLFRPSGITTGYKTFHHLHDPAWRKRDQKRIAAQKQEQFKVDREGGLSTVKYRVDSRTALSVGGAPCTVLNIMLDCDKAATPWCTFG; from the exons ATGGCCCGGGCAGCCAGGGGACAAGGGCAGGAGACCCCAGGCCCACCCCGGGTGTGCCCCCCAGAGCCACCCCCTGAGCACTGGGAAGAAGATGCATCATGGGGTCCCCATCGCCTGGCAGTGCTGGTGCCCTTCCGTGAACGCTTTGAGGAGCTCCTGGTCTTTGTGCCCCACATGCACCGCTTCCTGAGCAGGAAGAAGATCCAGCACCACATCTATGTGCTCAACCAGGTGGATCATTTCAG CTCCATTGACATCACCAGTGAGCCCAGCTTGTTAATCCAAAGGCCAGTTCTCAGCCTTCATCCTGTCGACCTCTCGGCAGCGTTTGCCAA GTTCAACCGGGCAGCACTCATCAACGTGGGCTTCCTGGAGAGCAGCAACAGCACGGACTACATCGCCATGCACGATGTGGATCTGCTTCCTCTCAACGAGGAGCTGGACTATGGCTTCCCTGAGGCTGGGCCCTTCCACGTGGCCTCCCCAGAGCTCCACCCGCTCTACCACTACAAGACCTACGTCGGTGGCATCCTGCTGCTCTCCAAGCAGCACTACCAGTTG TGCAATGGGATGTCCAACCGCTTCTGGGGCTGGGGCCGCGAGGACGACGAGTTCTACCGGCGCATCAAAGGAGCCGGGCTCCAG CTTTTCCGCCCTTCGGGAATCACAACTGGGTACAAGACATTTCACCACCTGCATGACCCAGCCTGGCGGAAGAGGGACCAGAAGCGCATCGCAGCTCAAAAACAG GAGCAATTCAAGGTGGACCGGGAGGGAGGCCTGAGCACCGTGAAGTACCGTGTGGATTCCCGTACAGCACTGTCTGTGGGAGGGGCCCCCTGCACTGTTCTCAACATCATGTTGGACTGCGACAAGGCAGCTACCCCCTGGTGCACATTTGGCTGA
- the B4GALT7 gene encoding beta-1,4-galactosyltransferase 7 isoform X8 has translation MFPSRRKAAQLPWEDGRSRLLPSGLPRKCSVFHLFVACLLLGFLSLLWLQLSCSGDMARAARGQGQETPGPPRVCPPEPPPEHWEEDASWGPHRLAVLVPFRERFEELLVFVPHMHRFLSRKKIQHHIYVLNQVDHFRFNRAALINVGFLESSNSTDYIAMHDVDLLPLNEELDYGFPEAGPFHVASPELHPLYHYKTYVGGILLLSKQHYQLCNGMSNRFWGWGREDDEFYRRIKGAGLQLFRPSGITTGYKTFHHLHDPAWRKRDQKRIAAQKQEQFKVDREGGLSTVKYRVDSRTALSVGGAPCTVLNIMLDCDKAATPWCTFG, from the exons ATGTTCCCCTCCCGGAGGAAAGCGGCGCAGCTGCCCTGGGAGGACGGCAG GTCCAGGTTGCTCCCCAGTGGCCTCCCCCGGAAATGCTCCGTCTTCCACCTCTTCGTTGCCTGTCTCCTACTGggcttcctctccctgctctggcTGCAGCTCAGCTGCTCTGGTGACATGGCCCGGGCAGCCAGGGGACAAGGGCAGGAGACCCCAGGCCCACCCCGGGTGTGCCCCCCAGAGCCACCCCCTGAGCACTGGGAAGAAGATGCATCATGGGGTCCCCATCGCCTGGCAGTGCTGGTGCCCTTCCGTGAACGCTTTGAGGAGCTCCTGGTCTTTGTGCCCCACATGCACCGCTTCCTGAGCAGGAAGAAGATCCAGCACCACATCTATGTGCTCAACCAGGTGGATCATTTCAG GTTCAACCGGGCAGCACTCATCAACGTGGGCTTCCTGGAGAGCAGCAACAGCACGGACTACATCGCCATGCACGATGTGGATCTGCTTCCTCTCAACGAGGAGCTGGACTATGGCTTCCCTGAGGCTGGGCCCTTCCACGTGGCCTCCCCAGAGCTCCACCCGCTCTACCACTACAAGACCTACGTCGGTGGCATCCTGCTGCTCTCCAAGCAGCACTACCAGTTG TGCAATGGGATGTCCAACCGCTTCTGGGGCTGGGGCCGCGAGGACGACGAGTTCTACCGGCGCATCAAAGGAGCCGGGCTCCAG CTTTTCCGCCCTTCGGGAATCACAACTGGGTACAAGACATTTCACCACCTGCATGACCCAGCCTGGCGGAAGAGGGACCAGAAGCGCATCGCAGCTCAAAAACAG GAGCAATTCAAGGTGGACCGGGAGGGAGGCCTGAGCACCGTGAAGTACCGTGTGGATTCCCGTACAGCACTGTCTGTGGGAGGGGCCCCCTGCACTGTTCTCAACATCATGTTGGACTGCGACAAGGCAGCTACCCCCTGGTGCACATTTGGCTGA
- the B4GALT7 gene encoding beta-1,4-galactosyltransferase 7 isoform X2, giving the protein MRRRLPQRCSPPGGKRRSCPGRTAGIITSTLQGCMRTEDDTCKTLDAVPDTEEGLVVFQLPLQFGDSVIRAADDSNLVSLRWDISLCPSPRSPPLPQKEPGGRERICRGSSLPRPLAGLGSAAPQRKPPPQDNRGSRLLPSGLPRKCSVFHLFVACLLLGFLSLLWLQLSCSGDMARAARGQGQETPGPPRVCPPEPPPEHWEEDASWGPHRLAVLVPFRERFEELLVFVPHMHRFLSRKKIQHHIYVLNQVDHFSSIDITSEPSLLIQRPVLSLHPVDLSAAFAKFNRAALINVGFLESSNSTDYIAMHDVDLLPLNEELDYGFPEAGPFHVASPELHPLYHYKTYVGGILLLSKQHYQLCNGMSNRFWGWGREDDEFYRRIKGAGLQEQFKVDREGGLSTVKYRVDSRTALSVGGAPCTVLNIMLDCDKAATPWCTFG; this is encoded by the exons ATGCGCCGCCGCCTCCCCCAACGATGTTCCCCTCCCGGAGGAAAGCGGCGCAGCTGCCCTGGGAGGACGGCAG GGATCATAACATCCACCCTGCAGGGCTGTATGAGGACTGAGGATGACACATGTAAAACTCTTGACGCTGTGCCTGACACAGAGGAGGGACTAGTTGTCTTCCAGTTACCTTTGCAGTTTGGAGATTCTGTAATCAGAGCAGCTGATGATTCAAACCTTGTGTCACTAAG GTGGGATATTTCCCTGTGTCCATCTCCCCGGTCTCCACCTCTCCCCCAGAAAGAGCCAGGAGGGCGAGAAAGAATCTGTAGAGGTTCCAGCCTTCCCAGGCCACTTGCAGGATTGGGCTCCGCTGCTCCCCAGCGCAAACCCCCACCACAGGACAACAGGGG GTCCAGGTTGCTCCCCAGTGGCCTCCCCCGGAAATGCTCCGTCTTCCACCTCTTCGTTGCCTGTCTCCTACTGggcttcctctccctgctctggcTGCAGCTCAGCTGCTCTGGTGACATGGCCCGGGCAGCCAGGGGACAAGGGCAGGAGACCCCAGGCCCACCCCGGGTGTGCCCCCCAGAGCCACCCCCTGAGCACTGGGAAGAAGATGCATCATGGGGTCCCCATCGCCTGGCAGTGCTGGTGCCCTTCCGTGAACGCTTTGAGGAGCTCCTGGTCTTTGTGCCCCACATGCACCGCTTCCTGAGCAGGAAGAAGATCCAGCACCACATCTATGTGCTCAACCAGGTGGATCATTTCAG CTCCATTGACATCACCAGTGAGCCCAGCTTGTTAATCCAAAGGCCAGTTCTCAGCCTTCATCCTGTCGACCTCTCGGCAGCGTTTGCCAA GTTCAACCGGGCAGCACTCATCAACGTGGGCTTCCTGGAGAGCAGCAACAGCACGGACTACATCGCCATGCACGATGTGGATCTGCTTCCTCTCAACGAGGAGCTGGACTATGGCTTCCCTGAGGCTGGGCCCTTCCACGTGGCCTCCCCAGAGCTCCACCCGCTCTACCACTACAAGACCTACGTCGGTGGCATCCTGCTGCTCTCCAAGCAGCACTACCAGTTG TGCAATGGGATGTCCAACCGCTTCTGGGGCTGGGGCCGCGAGGACGACGAGTTCTACCGGCGCATCAAAGGAGCCGGGCTCCAG GAGCAATTCAAGGTGGACCGGGAGGGAGGCCTGAGCACCGTGAAGTACCGTGTGGATTCCCGTACAGCACTGTCTGTGGGAGGGGCCCCCTGCACTGTTCTCAACATCATGTTGGACTGCGACAAGGCAGCTACCCCCTGGTGCACATTTGGCTGA
- the B4GALT7 gene encoding beta-1,4-galactosyltransferase 7 isoform X4 produces MRRRLPQRCSPPGGKRRSCPGRTAGIITSTLQGCMRTEDDTCKTLDAVPDTEEGLVVFQLPLQFGDSVIRAADDSNLVSLRWDISLCPSPRSPPLPQKEPGGRERICRGSSLPRPLAGLGSAAPQRKPPPQDNRGSRLLPSGLPRKCSVFHLFVACLLLGFLSLLWLQLSCSGDMARAARGQGQETPGPPRVCPPEPPPEHWEEDASWGPHRLAVLVPFRERFEELLVFVPHMHRFLSRKKIQHHIYVLNQVDHFRFNRAALINVGFLESSNSTDYIAMHDVDLLPLNEELDYGFPEAGPFHVASPELHPLYHYKTYVGGILLLSKQHYQLCNGMSNRFWGWGREDDEFYRRIKGAGLQEQFKVDREGGLSTVKYRVDSRTALSVGGAPCTVLNIMLDCDKAATPWCTFG; encoded by the exons ATGCGCCGCCGCCTCCCCCAACGATGTTCCCCTCCCGGAGGAAAGCGGCGCAGCTGCCCTGGGAGGACGGCAG GGATCATAACATCCACCCTGCAGGGCTGTATGAGGACTGAGGATGACACATGTAAAACTCTTGACGCTGTGCCTGACACAGAGGAGGGACTAGTTGTCTTCCAGTTACCTTTGCAGTTTGGAGATTCTGTAATCAGAGCAGCTGATGATTCAAACCTTGTGTCACTAAG GTGGGATATTTCCCTGTGTCCATCTCCCCGGTCTCCACCTCTCCCCCAGAAAGAGCCAGGAGGGCGAGAAAGAATCTGTAGAGGTTCCAGCCTTCCCAGGCCACTTGCAGGATTGGGCTCCGCTGCTCCCCAGCGCAAACCCCCACCACAGGACAACAGGGG GTCCAGGTTGCTCCCCAGTGGCCTCCCCCGGAAATGCTCCGTCTTCCACCTCTTCGTTGCCTGTCTCCTACTGggcttcctctccctgctctggcTGCAGCTCAGCTGCTCTGGTGACATGGCCCGGGCAGCCAGGGGACAAGGGCAGGAGACCCCAGGCCCACCCCGGGTGTGCCCCCCAGAGCCACCCCCTGAGCACTGGGAAGAAGATGCATCATGGGGTCCCCATCGCCTGGCAGTGCTGGTGCCCTTCCGTGAACGCTTTGAGGAGCTCCTGGTCTTTGTGCCCCACATGCACCGCTTCCTGAGCAGGAAGAAGATCCAGCACCACATCTATGTGCTCAACCAGGTGGATCATTTCAG GTTCAACCGGGCAGCACTCATCAACGTGGGCTTCCTGGAGAGCAGCAACAGCACGGACTACATCGCCATGCACGATGTGGATCTGCTTCCTCTCAACGAGGAGCTGGACTATGGCTTCCCTGAGGCTGGGCCCTTCCACGTGGCCTCCCCAGAGCTCCACCCGCTCTACCACTACAAGACCTACGTCGGTGGCATCCTGCTGCTCTCCAAGCAGCACTACCAGTTG TGCAATGGGATGTCCAACCGCTTCTGGGGCTGGGGCCGCGAGGACGACGAGTTCTACCGGCGCATCAAAGGAGCCGGGCTCCAG GAGCAATTCAAGGTGGACCGGGAGGGAGGCCTGAGCACCGTGAAGTACCGTGTGGATTCCCGTACAGCACTGTCTGTGGGAGGGGCCCCCTGCACTGTTCTCAACATCATGTTGGACTGCGACAAGGCAGCTACCCCCTGGTGCACATTTGGCTGA